One genomic region from Prevotella sp. Rep29 encodes:
- a CDS encoding PIN domain-containing protein, with protein MKRQKYLLDTNICAYWLRDKFDVKHRINTVGMENCYISEVTVAELKFGKAYGRLKGGPKYKDQHLEQFFEDINVLKIEPYFDFYADEKARLELAGTPAHDDFDLLIGCTAVAEDMVMVTQNVTDFKNINGIQIENWIPDLQK; from the coding sequence ATGAAACGGCAAAAGTATCTGCTCGACACCAATATCTGTGCATACTGGTTGCGCGATAAGTTCGATGTGAAGCATCGCATCAATACCGTGGGCATGGAGAACTGCTACATCTCCGAAGTCACCGTTGCTGAACTGAAGTTTGGCAAGGCGTATGGCAGGTTGAAAGGCGGTCCGAAGTATAAGGACCAGCATCTGGAGCAATTTTTCGAGGACATTAATGTCTTGAAAATTGAGCCTTACTTCGATTTTTATGCTGACGAGAAGGCACGGCTCGAACTGGCAGGCACTCCTGCACACGACGACTTCGACCTTCTCATCGGTTGTACTGCTGTTGCCGAGGACATGGTAATGGTGACACAAAACGTGACAGATTTCAAGAATATCAATGGCATACAGATAGAAAACTGGATTCCTGACTTGCAAAAATAG